Proteins encoded by one window of Lates calcarifer isolate ASB-BC8 linkage group LG7_1, TLL_Latcal_v3, whole genome shotgun sequence:
- the LOC108901781 gene encoding gamma-aminobutyric acid receptor subunit rho-2-like: MQRYSRFLLLLLCLILIGECRKHKSRKKRWSSAETHKLGNPLSKKIVDGTKTRKVKTSHLLRIDDHDFTMRPAFAGPAVPVGVDVQVESLDSISEVDMDFTMTLYLRHYWKDERLAFPSSTNKSMTFDGRLVKKIWVPDVFFVHSKRSFIHDTTTDNIMLRVYPDGHVLYSLRVTVTAACNMDFSRFPLDSQTCTLELESYAYTDEDLMLYWKSGDESLSTDERISLSQFLIQKFHTTSRLAFYSSTGWYNRLYINFTLRRHIFFFLLQTYFPATLMVMLSWVSFWIDRRAVPARVSLGITTVLTMSTIITGVNASMPRVSYIKAVDIYLWVSFVFVFLSVLEYAAVNYLTTVRDGKDRKLREKAREQSHTLPCTCGMSHARTMMLDGTYSEADTNSLAGYTRASMTAEDTSEKQERMVVHLSLDNESTGTKKKGIRGFRIIQNTHAIDTYSRMIFPGAYILFNLIYWCVYC; encoded by the exons ATGCAGCGTTACTCCAggttcctcctcctgctcctgtgtTTGATCCTGATCGGGGAGTGcaggaaacacaaaagcagGAAAAAGCGCTGGTCGTCGGCGGAGACTCACAAGCTGGGCAA TCCTCTGTCAAAGAAGATTGTGGATGGAACTAAAACCCGAAAGGTGAAGACCAGCCACCTTCTGCGCATAGACGACCACGACTTCACTATGAGGCCCGCCTTCGCAG GTCCTGCTGTCCCTGTTGGAGTGGATGTTCAGGTGGAGAGCTTGGACAGCATATCAGAGGTCGACATG GACTTCACCATGACCCTGTATCTGAGGCACTACTGGAAGGATGAGAGGCTGGCCTTCCCCAGCTCCACCAACAAGAGCATGACCTTTGACGGGCGGCTGGTGAAAAAAATCTGGGTACCGGACGTGTTCTTTGTCCACTCAAAGAGGTCCTTCATCCACGACACCACCACTGACAACATCATGCTGCGAGTTTACCCCGACGGTCACGTCCTGTACAGCCTGAG GGTTACAGTTACTGCTGCGTGCAACATGGATTTCAGTCGTTTCCCTTTGGACTCGCAGACGTGCACACTGGAGCTGGAGAGCT ATGCGTACACAGACGAGGACCTGATGCTGTACTGGAAAAGCGGTGATGAGTCTCTGAGCACTGATGAAAGGATTTCTCTGTCACAGTTCCTCATCCAGAAGTTTCACACTACCTCCAGACTGGCTTTCTACAGCAGCACAG GTTGGTACAACCGTCTGTACATCAACTTCACTCTGCGGCGTCACATCttctttttcctgctgcagacCTACTTCCCTGCTACTCTGATGGTCATGTTGTCCTGGGTGTCTTTCTGGATTGATCGCAGGGCCGTCCCTGCCAGAGTCTCATTAG GTATAACCACAGTGCTCACCATGTCCACCATCATCACTGGAGTCAATGCCTCCATGCCCAGGGTCTCCTACATCAAAGCTGTGGACATTTACCTCTGGgtcagttttgtctttgtcttcctgtctgtgctcGAATATGCTGCTGTCAACTACCTGACGACAGTGAGGGATGGTAAAGACCGGAAGCTCAGAGAAAAAGCCAGGGAACAG TCCCATACCCTCCCCTGCACCTGCGGCATGTCCCATGCTAGGACCATGATGTTGGATGGGACGTACAGTGAGGCAGACACCAACAGTTTGGCAGGTTACACCAGAGCCTCCATGACAGCTGAGGACACGTCAGAAAAACAGGAGCGAATGGTGGTGCATCTCTCCCTGGACAACGAGTCCACAGGGACCAAGAAAAAGGGCATCCGCGGCTTCAGGATTATCCAGAACACCCATGCCATCGACACCTACTCTCGCATGATCTTCCCTGGTGCCTACATCCTGTTTAACCTGATCTACTGGTGTGTGTACTgttga